In a genomic window of Chaetodon auriga isolate fChaAug3 chromosome 1, fChaAug3.hap1, whole genome shotgun sequence:
- the stk33 gene encoding serine/threonine-protein kinase 33 isoform X2 codes for MTQADVGVLGMNMVSPRTSRDTLERNVPLIRLDDDADLRKIYKFGRKLGQGSFGVVYEATHIETQTKWAIKEVCRPAAGSSKVKMLGHEINILRQVNHAHIIHLQEVYDTAKMTCLVTELCTGGELKQLLQRKKFFTEDETRHIISSLADAVVYLHKRDIVHRDLKLENILVKNSLDEDEDGRINIKVTDFGLSVQTGGVGIENIMTEACGTLIYMAPEMMSGRGYSQWCDVWSIGIIMYMLLCGESPFVSKTKAKLLKEIMNKEIKFTQTIWATVSDAAKNVLTCLLKVDPAYRMSANQLLENPWITGDTNVPAIPSNVLEMMRHHLEQEEGIQALENLSLASSEDTLDPSLVPDAVSTETTSNHRNHTRLSPESDSSSCTLASTKSTKESGGSLQRDIPGLPQPTTTQPHAGVKPSTQPSAKQRGPRDKRSISTGQKPASDISRVGNQRPSTSSKSRTGPRKPPAGSKTHTPSEYN; via the exons ATGACACAAGCAGATGTTGGTGTATTAGGCATGAACATGGTGTCCCCGCGGACCAGCAGGGACACACTTGAGAGGAATGTGCCTTTAATACGCCTGGATGATGATGCTGACCTGAGG aaaatatataaatttgGAAGGAAATTGGGTCAAGGTAGCTTCGGAGTTGTTTATGAAGCTACCCACATTGAGACACAGACAAAGTGGGCTATTAAGGAGGTTTGCAGACCAGCG GCAGGTAGTTCGAAAGTCAAGATGCTGGGGCACGAAATAAACATTCTCAGACAAGTGAATCACGCTCACATAATACATCTCCAGGAAGTCTACGACACGGCTAAG ATGACTTGTTTGGTTACTGAGCTGTGTACTGGAGGTgaactgaagcagctgctgcagcgcaAAAAGTTCTTTACAGAGGATGAAACGAGGCATATCATCTCGAGCTTAGCTGACGCTGTTGTCTACCTTCACAAAAGAG ACATAGTGCACCGAGACTTAAAGCTTGAGAACATTCTTGTGAAAAATTCTctggatgaggatgaagatggcAGGATTAATATCAAG GTGACAGACTTTGGATTGTCGGTGCAGACAGGTGGTGTAGGGATTGAGAACATAATGACGGAGGCCTGTGGAACTCTTATCTATATGG CACCTGAAATGATGAGCGGTCGTGGTTACAGCCAGTGGTGTGATGTGTGGAGCATAGGAATCATTATGTATATGTT gctgtgtggGGAGTCTCCGTTTGTGTcgaaaacaaaggcaaaactACTGAAGGAGATTATgaacaaagaaatcaaatttaCTCAAACCATCTGGGCCACAGTCAGTGATGCAG CAAAAAATGTATTGACTTGCCTTCTGAAGGTGGACCCTGCCTACCGCATGTCCGCTAATCAGCTACTAGAAAACCCCTGGATCACA GGTGACACTAATGTGCCTGCTATACCGTCCAATGTGCTGGAGATGATGCGTCACCACCTGGAACAGGAAGAGG GAATACAGGCTCTGGAGAACTTGTCCCTTGCCTCCTCTGAGGACACACTGGACCCATCCCTGGTCCCTGATGCAGTTTCAACGGAAACAACCAGCAACCATAGGAACCACACAAGGCTCAGTCCTGAGAGCgacagcagctcctgcacaCTCGCATCCACCAAGTCG ACTAAAGAGAGCGGTGGCAGCCTGCAGAGGGACATTCCAGGGCTGCCTCAACCCACCACTACACAG CCTCATGCTGGTGTGAAACCCTCCACACAGCCGAGTGCAAAGCAGCGCGGGCCTCGGGACAAGAGGAGCATCAGTACAGGACAGAAACCAGCCTCTGACATCAGTAGGGTGGGCAACCAGAGACCCTCTACCTCCAGTAAAAGTAGGACTGGCCCCCGTAAACCACCAGCCGGCTCTAAGACCCACACGCCTTCAGAATACAACTAA
- the stk33 gene encoding serine/threonine-protein kinase 33 isoform X1, translated as MIEMTQADVGVLGMNMVSPRTSRDTLERNVPLIRLDDDADLRKIYKFGRKLGQGSFGVVYEATHIETQTKWAIKEVCRPAAGSSKVKMLGHEINILRQVNHAHIIHLQEVYDTAKMTCLVTELCTGGELKQLLQRKKFFTEDETRHIISSLADAVVYLHKRDIVHRDLKLENILVKNSLDEDEDGRINIKVTDFGLSVQTGGVGIENIMTEACGTLIYMAPEMMSGRGYSQWCDVWSIGIIMYMLLCGESPFVSKTKAKLLKEIMNKEIKFTQTIWATVSDAAKNVLTCLLKVDPAYRMSANQLLENPWITGDTNVPAIPSNVLEMMRHHLEQEEGIQALENLSLASSEDTLDPSLVPDAVSTETTSNHRNHTRLSPESDSSSCTLASTKSTKESGGSLQRDIPGLPQPTTTQPHAGVKPSTQPSAKQRGPRDKRSISTGQKPASDISRVGNQRPSTSSKSRTGPRKPPAGSKTHTPSEYN; from the exons ATGATTGAG ATGACACAAGCAGATGTTGGTGTATTAGGCATGAACATGGTGTCCCCGCGGACCAGCAGGGACACACTTGAGAGGAATGTGCCTTTAATACGCCTGGATGATGATGCTGACCTGAGG aaaatatataaatttgGAAGGAAATTGGGTCAAGGTAGCTTCGGAGTTGTTTATGAAGCTACCCACATTGAGACACAGACAAAGTGGGCTATTAAGGAGGTTTGCAGACCAGCG GCAGGTAGTTCGAAAGTCAAGATGCTGGGGCACGAAATAAACATTCTCAGACAAGTGAATCACGCTCACATAATACATCTCCAGGAAGTCTACGACACGGCTAAG ATGACTTGTTTGGTTACTGAGCTGTGTACTGGAGGTgaactgaagcagctgctgcagcgcaAAAAGTTCTTTACAGAGGATGAAACGAGGCATATCATCTCGAGCTTAGCTGACGCTGTTGTCTACCTTCACAAAAGAG ACATAGTGCACCGAGACTTAAAGCTTGAGAACATTCTTGTGAAAAATTCTctggatgaggatgaagatggcAGGATTAATATCAAG GTGACAGACTTTGGATTGTCGGTGCAGACAGGTGGTGTAGGGATTGAGAACATAATGACGGAGGCCTGTGGAACTCTTATCTATATGG CACCTGAAATGATGAGCGGTCGTGGTTACAGCCAGTGGTGTGATGTGTGGAGCATAGGAATCATTATGTATATGTT gctgtgtggGGAGTCTCCGTTTGTGTcgaaaacaaaggcaaaactACTGAAGGAGATTATgaacaaagaaatcaaatttaCTCAAACCATCTGGGCCACAGTCAGTGATGCAG CAAAAAATGTATTGACTTGCCTTCTGAAGGTGGACCCTGCCTACCGCATGTCCGCTAATCAGCTACTAGAAAACCCCTGGATCACA GGTGACACTAATGTGCCTGCTATACCGTCCAATGTGCTGGAGATGATGCGTCACCACCTGGAACAGGAAGAGG GAATACAGGCTCTGGAGAACTTGTCCCTTGCCTCCTCTGAGGACACACTGGACCCATCCCTGGTCCCTGATGCAGTTTCAACGGAAACAACCAGCAACCATAGGAACCACACAAGGCTCAGTCCTGAGAGCgacagcagctcctgcacaCTCGCATCCACCAAGTCG ACTAAAGAGAGCGGTGGCAGCCTGCAGAGGGACATTCCAGGGCTGCCTCAACCCACCACTACACAG CCTCATGCTGGTGTGAAACCCTCCACACAGCCGAGTGCAAAGCAGCGCGGGCCTCGGGACAAGAGGAGCATCAGTACAGGACAGAAACCAGCCTCTGACATCAGTAGGGTGGGCAACCAGAGACCCTCTACCTCCAGTAAAAGTAGGACTGGCCCCCGTAAACCACCAGCCGGCTCTAAGACCCACACGCCTTCAGAATACAACTAA